TGTTGGTTTTTAGTGCGGTCTGTTTTTCTGTCCACTATTTTCGGAGATGTAAATGTTAGTTGCTGGTGTGGTCTGTTGTACTGTCTATTATTTTCGGAGTTATAAGAGTTGGTTGTTAGAGCGGTCTGTTGTACTGTCTATTATTTTCGATGGTAAGTGTGGTCCTCTACCCCCGACACTACCATCTCCGAAAATAATAGACAGTACAAAAGACATGGTAAGTGTGGTCTTTTTTACTGTCTATCATTTTCGATGAAACCTGTTATCTGTTAATTGTGAAATCCAACTCCTTTCAAAATTTGGTATCAAAATACAAGTTAGACACAAACTTAGATGAATTATACACTGCTTTAAATTAATATTCGAACATAGAAGATTGCCTGAAAACCTATTGATGATTACATTCACGTCTCTTACATGGTCTCTGATTGTAAattgtcgcattggcaatcctttttttaatgcaaaatgCAGACATAACCGTTGCAGACCGATGCTAGGCGGCGTCGTAAACTTGCAGTGAGGTGAGGTTTTTAGCTCGCTATTGAAGACCTCACTGTGACTTTTAAATGAAGAGCAGCAATACAAGTGCTGTTCCTACGCTTTTTGTACTTTTGCTGTACATATACTAATTTTGTGTTACAGATGGATATCCcatattctttgtttttctttctattataaaacaaaaatgagcTGCAATTGTTATAAATGTCATACAAAACTATAACACAAAAAGAATGCATATCTTCATTCAAAAGTTGCTTATTTGCTTTTATATTAGTTGTAtcgatcaattaaatccaactGTAATTTCTGGAGACTACGAACAGCATAAACCATCTTCATTGCCTTCGGAACTCTCGCAGGCATCACACTGGGTCTGTGTAACGTTGTTAGTTACTGGACATATAGTAGGTAGAGCACATCCACAGACTGAAAAATAAAGCATAATTATGAAATGTAGCTGAACATGTTTGGCCATGAtatcaggaaaaaaatatgaaagatagATACAGATTTACCCTTTTAGAAAGGTAGTAACATAAAATGATCCTCAACACATAAATCAAATACAGGGTGAAGTTCAGATCTTTGTTATAATTGTATGCTAAtatgaagggaaaaaaaaagcaaagatCGAATGTTTCACGACATGCTCCTTGGTTTGGTCCAGGCCATGGGCTGCTTTCTGCTCTTtattcgggttgttgtctctttgacacaatccCCATATCCACTTTCAATTTTAGTACAAGGTATAGAAGGCAAACCTAACGTCAAGAATCGTTATAAATGTGAGACAAAAGAAGAATAATACGATAgtaatcataacaaaaaaagtaaatcgTAAAAATTTAATCCAGTTAAGTATACTTACAGCCAGAATCGAGAATTACTGAAATATAacagatttgatttttttcaccaTATTGTAAAATCAGTCTCATGTTACTGGCATAAGAAATTTAACAGAAACATGAAACATAACAGATTTGACATTGCCGTGTTTCTTACCATAGATATTTAGTAGCAACATACGACATAGCCTATTTGATTTTATGATATTGAAATAGCAGTGGCATGTTATTTaccatatatatttaatcaaaCCATACAACATGACAGATTTGATTTTTACCACATTGAAATTTCAGAACCATGTTACTTACCAAAGATACTTTATAGCAACATCAAacataacatatttaatattttaccttattGAAATGACATTGCCATGTTACTTACCAAAGACATCTAATAGCAACATTAAATAATCTGTATTCCCAATTCTGTATGCTCAGCggtttaagtaaaaaaaaatggttttgtcCCCTGACTACATACATTAGAGTATTATAGCTTCTATAAATAATTGACTAATACTCAGTACAAAAGGGaaagcaaataaataaaaaaatatatacttactAAATCCacattctacaaaataaaaatgaaaaaaacaatcgtTTTCATAACATCTATGCAATAAATGAGGGTCTATATGTTGTGGAGGATTtctatgttatttattttatggcATTTTTATCCTTTTTACTCATTAGTTTTATACACTTTCAAGGTTATTGTCTAATCCTTTCGTTTGtgtatttttctcttttcattGCTTGGCCCGTAAGtctatattctttaaattacaatttatgTAAATGCATGAATACAAGCATTTGTGTGTTAGGATAAAATACATGGGAAGCTATTGTGGTAAAGTGTTATTTTAggatatatgtattttatatataagtaataCTGTAGTTTTATATTATTGCATGGTTAAACTATACGATGTGTATATTTCAGGTTCGCTCAGGTGTGACTTTTATCAGGTGTTTCAATCGTGTTTTATTGGTATTGATTAGTGGTAAATTCTTTGACGGGAACTTTACATTTCTTCATGGTTACTTTGTGTAATGGACAGTTTGTAAgctagtaaaaattaaaaaaaaaaaaaaatgcctcgTCTATATATTTGAGTTATGTTTACTCATTATCAGTGTATACCCTTTCTAGTTAGATAAgtattaaaatgaattcaaaCTTACCCTCACTTTGCTCTAAAAGAGAAATGATGCAGTTTACTTATGTAGTCGGAATATAAGTATTTATAGTGTTAATATAAAATGTCACATTGTCCTCATTGTTGTTCTTacaaattatgtaattttatattcGTGAATAGTTGTAGATGTAGTTACCCATGTATCGAAGCTTCACTATATTCATGCACCTATGGTACAAAGAAGAAATGTATTATTTGCAATCGTATCAGAGGTTCCGGATGTGGGGTccttcattttttgtattttatattgtttagaTCATTTgtctttattctttaaaattaagCCCccaattattttctattctttttttcttatgttttttctcattttttgtaaaaaaaatttggcaGCTTTTATTcacttattttcacttattttatattctataaactCCATTTTGACCCTCATTCACTATATTcctaatttttaatgtaatttcgaatagacagaaaaaatattacagtcatttcttataatttaaatctaaattccattttaaaccgtagaaaaccgttgatgacgtcacggtcacatgactaaattatgtctatgggctcataacaaaacaGCATCAGctaatcagaagacgcgttacatcctaaattaaattatttacctTTGATAATCAGAGCCTTGTCTTTGTCAAATGCCGAACCATCACACACATCACACAGAGAAGGATTACCTTCAAATGGTGCTAAAAGATAAAacgtttaatatttaaaatcgaGTAAAAACATACTAACCTATAATTTCAATAGCATAGCGTGAGTTTAGGATGAGGTCTATTGTTTTAGTGTCCGTAGCTGTTgtgtttaatatattataagccTGATCGATGGTTCAGTTTAGGATGAGGTCAATACACCTGATATCGATAGTTATGCCAAACCGGATAGGTTATAAAAGTACACAACTGTTTTCAAaccagttgaagctatctggggCCTTGTTCAAACAGTATATTGTGCATACATCTTTTGATACAGGCATGCTTAAACCATCGTAAAAACTTCAAATAGAGAATGTGtaattacttaaaaaaacacttttaaaaattgcttcataaactatcaaaattttaaaagtgttcaCCTTCCAAACTTTTCACCCCTCGGCTCATAGCTGATGACTTTTGTTTTGCAGCATTTGACCCAAACGAAGTTGTTTAAATAATTGAGTTTTCGGAAGGGACTGAATAGCGATATGGTGTATTGTTTTAGTGTCCACAGCGTTTTTGTGTTCGACTGCAGTGCTGCTCTGAGCTTTCGTAATATAAATATTGTCAggaatttaatgtttttttgcgcctgtcccaagttaggagcctctggcctttgttagtcttgtattattgtaattttagtttcttgtgtacaatttaaaaattagtatggcgttcattatcactgaactagtatatatttgtttaggggccagctgctgttgtttttttgtttggtcgggttgttgtctctctgacacattccccatttccattctcaattttatttggattataaaaaaaaaaatcagtttgatttgttttgtatctgCGGTGATTACTGttcaacacatttaaaaaaaaacaaaacacgtaGGACAATACACTAGATTCAATTTCTATCCGATTCCAAACGCCATGTTGTGCTTggataacaaatatatttaaaacaaaacggTAATACTAACCCCGTGTAttacacatttaaaataaaacaatcttaTGCATGTAGCCCTTATACAGAGTTATAGattataattaataattaagaCTCACCCCATTCTGACATGCAATATACTCTTATATCTTTATTGGTATTGTACATTATGTCTCTCATACAACGGTATTCGAATACATCATGAGCAACACATCGTCTACAATCATAATTGAAACATGGTCATGTAGTTTCATCTCATGATATTGCATATGATTTACAAGTTGAACAAGAACATCCTTatcatttagaataatttatacttttgcaaacagtaaatttaaaaaatgactatataaaagatatacatgatacaaCAGAGGTATTAACTTGAAAGTTATTGTCTGGACGTAGGACTATCGTTTTATTTAGTTAAATAGACCTGCTATAGCGTTATTTTAGCGGTTGGTTTCATTCTGCGGACCATTCGATTCACAAAAAAGCAATAATGATCCTAATTATTATCATCATATCAATTTAACTATAAAATGTACTGAATACCTTTTCTTATTCAACATGTACAAGCGGACAGTTTTTTTTTCGGACAAAAGCACTCAGCGGTTAAGTAGATCGCTTTTTttcctataacatgtatacaaTGTATGATGATTGACGTTAACCAAATGTGATGCCGAAAAATATATTCACTGTCAAGGTGAGTAAAGAAGTATTTATCAAAAGCAACAAAcatcaatgtaaatacaaaaacaggaatttataaaaactaaCAACATCAAACAGCGACACGAATGAATAAAAGCTGTCATATTTCTAACTAAGTACCGGCAAGTGAATAAAATTTTACTCACCGTACAACATAAAATCGTCCACTTCTAGTATAGCATTCCCAGTCCGTTTTGTTTTCATCACCAAAATTCTCAGTGAACACAGTGGTATCATTACCTCCTACACTATATGTTTGGTTGACATTGTTTTCGTCACAAGGGCAAAGGTCATAGGTTTTGTTATGAAGAGTACATGGAAAGCCGCAAAATCCGTGAAGGGTGCTGTCTGTCAAATTCAAAAAGTTTTACTGAAGattattgaaacattttcaacgTTTTGTCAAATCATGCAGTTGGTGGGTGAAAGAGCAATTATAGTCAaacttgaaatgttttaaatttatataataaaggaGCAACCTATTCTGTTAATGATAATCCCACTATGCATCTTATAGTAGATAAGTCATGATGGCCTATTTTGCTAATGGCTGAAATGCAGTTTCACCAATCGAAAAATAATCGAACAAttggaacattttgaataaGGCCTATATAATTATAACACTTGTCGACAGCTTTGAAAATATAGATGGTCATTTTGTTTacagttaatattttttaactttactttttctttagaacttattacaaaaataagataaataactaaaacaagTACAAGGTTGCAGATAATAAATCGAGAACAAAACCTGCATCAGAGTTACAATTTGcactgctatattttaaaatccttATTGAACAAACAAATTTGTTCTAGTGTTGTTTTGCACAATATGACATGGGCCTGAGTTCGGACTAGTTAATTTTCAAGATGGTCAATGAGAGtactattttataaatttagcgttttataaatgttttctcTGCATTTACCTTCATCAGACACTTTGAAACCATAAACCTTTAAATACATTGATGTGTTATTTACTGAATACAAGTTTTCGAACACCCAATTACAAAGCCAATGCTGAATAATTTCTTAAATACATAACAAAAAGAAAGCTTGAGAGAAAAGTGAAATTCATTCACAGTCAACTATGAGGGATTGTAAAGTTAGATTAGTTTCTATAAAACGTATAAGTAAGTACCACCTcattaaaaacttataaatttcACTGTaggttatatatttatacaccACAAGCTCTACACGTTGATAAAATAATTCCACTTTGAAACGGAATAGAGTGGACACAAcgtcctttttcaatatttatctgttatatgacatatatttatttctcttATTCTTTGGCAATTTAACATGTTAATGAtctattgtaaacaaaataatcaacgtgtggttgccgTTTATCTGTGAAGATGATTTTGAGGGTCATAATCTTTATCAGGTCACTGAATTCCGTTCTTCAAAAATTTCCAAAGTTCGATTATAAATCCGAGAATCCACGCGTTCcaatgtaataatctatatatatcttgctaaatgtattttaaaatgcaacaaaaaatcCTGACTTTTCAAAAAGgtaaattattgaaaacataCTATTActctgttaaaaacaattattttaacaatagtGAAGATAGCATTTTGTATTGTTAGGTTAAGACATAAAACAAAATCCAAAAGCAATCCAAAATGACGCAACATAAcaagaaacaaacaatacataaaacTAAACATACCTctagaaatatgaaaataagattgCCTTAAAATGATAGTAGGGCATTAAAATAACATACCTTGTGTGCATATTGAACTTATTAGACCATCTAAAATTGACGGGAAGGTATCAAAATCTTCTACAAGGAAGACATTTTGGTTTCCAGATGCAATAGCTTGTAACAGGCTTATATCAACACCATCTCCGACACCCACAGataagatcttgacatttgcATTCTTTAAGCTTTGAGCTTTCGGAACTGTGCCGCCAACGGTTTTACCATCAGTTATAACAATTGCAAATCTATTGTCGACTGCACATGGTCGTCCTGCACCATTGTCCACATCCACGTTAAATAAGTTATTCTCTACGtactaatgaaataaaatgtgaaCGAAATAACTTAGAACAAATAAACTATCaaacataaacatatattattcAAGCATATTCATTATTGATAATTCTAATATAATCATCCCGTTATTAATACACCCACTTAATAGTAACATGTATACTAATGATTCgttgaaaaaaaacagcagTTCTGCAAATTAATGAcgtaaatgtataaaaatataactgcCAGTTTATGTTAGGATACTTAGTTCCACTTTTGAAGACTTCAATAGCCATCAATAGACTGGTTTCCTATTATCTATTACTCAAGAGTTTATACTTTTCTACAGATTACCTACTATATGTTAAGACATTCTGGTATATACATAGTCAATAAAGAGcaactaaaagtaaaaacaatcgACATCTAATCTACACTAATAAGTTCAATAACACCTGAATGCAAAGTAAATACTCCCATCAAAGATACCACGATTATAATTCACAAGACGCGTGTTTCGTTACCATACcacgaagttgaagagcgttTAGAACCCAAGTTATCGAAAAAAATTCCAAACACACTTAATGAAAAGTATGCTTAGGACTACGGGAGATTCAGCTACACGTACCatttgataaaacttttttatattcctTTTATACAAATCATGCTTATTTTTTTCGGTTTTTATCACGCATCATCTGCTGTTACAGTATGACTGCGCCTAAGAATGATGGAGATATAATCAAACAAAGGGGTGTGTTGGTCCTCACTTTCAGCTTTTAATCCtaatttatgtgaacaaaatttGAGTGATATTTTCCATTATCTCAAACCTtgctttttaataattttacctcAAGTGCTGCTCCAATATGAGTGTCAGTTCCATTATTTACAAAGGTATCTATAGCAGCAAGAACACTAGTGGCATTCCCGTGGTCTTTTAAATCAAATTCCAGTGTTTGGTCATCTTCACCAGAAAAAGAAACTGCTCCAAACTGTGCTCCATTCGGTCCAACATTTGGAAATAATTGGACCacactttttataaatgttttcatCTTGAGAAATTCTGCGTCATTTATGCTACCAGATTCATCAATCAGGAAGACAATATCAGAGCAAGCAATACAATTTTCTACACCTGAACCTAGAATATAAATATTACTATAATTGAATCTAActtatattgtttacattaacCTATAATAATTAGTATGATGAATAAAGTACACTATCACTTTTAGAAAGAAGTTAAGAATATAAATGTTGTAAATTGAAATAGGTAGCATACCTTCGGGTTTATTAAgcatttttggaatttaaatacggcccattttgaatatttttttcaggttcTTACTTTTCGGGGATATAAGCTATATACCACTTTGGTTTTAGCGACTTTTGTGTTATTGATTAAACACAAAGTGACTCATTAtcagtattttatttatcaataatgtaattttgaatgtaacatGTCTTCAACTTGGCTGAAACTTTATGTCTTCAGTCTAAACACATAATTTTTTCATGTGACCGTGACTTCATTAacgtttttttatatgaattactCCTTAAAAGtggaatttagaattgaatCTCAAGGAATGACTGTACTTTTTTGTTCTATCTAGTACAAATAACCTAAAAAATTTGATGCACACTTTCCGATAAACCGCTACATTGTTTAcattatttcgaatagacagaaaaaatattacagtcattccttaataatcattataatcacttttatttaaatataaagttcaaCTCCCTTAGGAAAAGTTAACCTTAGATATATAATTGGCTATAAATTAGGGTCCTTTTATGGTCAGATCGGTCTtcgtcattttttttggttaaagaTCCTGTTTGCCTTTTTGATAGAGACACAGCAGTTAGCATGTTGTTATAATCTgaatcattatataaataaacaaatatgtccAAATAAGGAcaatagcaaaaatgaaagacaacaatacaaaaataaaatgaccatagcacaataatataatgacgggatgtataagtaccgagtcACGCCAAAAGTATATTACCAAACATGGACTAAACATTAAAgcttaaaaatatacaaagacaGATAAAAGAACGTTATAACACGTTATTCAGATGATAAACAACGCCAGTACCGTAAGGAGTATTGAAAATCATAAGTCGAAACCAAACTGACAAAGCCgtgtaaaaataaagaaaaagatcaaaagacaaacagaagtATATAAAATACACCATAGAAGATcatagactgagcaacacgaaccaaaATATCTCAGCTGTgcctgaagggtaagcagatcctgctccacatgtggcatcagCCTTGTTGCTTGCGTATGATCAAACACGTAGTGTTACGCATGACATGAACTCAAACTGAAATGAAGCCTTTCAGAAATTCAGTCATATGAGTTTGAGAAAAAATAGACATGGACAGCCTAAAAACCTTGATGGAAAAAACTGCAGTCAACTAACCACTTAATATCAAACGAAAGACTTACCAAGAGGGAGCGTACCATAATCAAGATGGTGGGTGCAAGCGTGTCTTTTTTATGATACGAACATGAATAGAAAGGATTGGATATTTCAACtgataaacatttgaaatgttgtaaatgtttttatgGTTTCGTTGTATtctttagtatgacgttcattaacCGACATTACATGAttggcagccatcttgaaaaTAGCATCAAAATTGGATTTTTGAAAGTGGGTCAATAGCATTTTTTGACTACCATACATATTTCTACGATTGTGtaaagtttcatgcttttatcattatcataaaatttgtttaaatatatgtacGAATCAGCTGGACTATTATCAAACCCGCAAAGTAAACACTTTAATCTGTAAATACGAGATAATCTGGTTAACAATTGATGTCATTGTAAGTTATGGGAAAGAgatttgtagttttttttatcgacaatgtaattgtaaaattaataattttgaatcgttgtttttttcttctttagaaaatcattaaaaatatcgTGTATATTGTGCAAGTCAAATTATGGACAAGctttatgacaaatttaaaaacagtgTTTGTAGAaagaatgaaacaaaaacacaaaaagttgCAATAAATATAACTTTTCGCAGATTTCAGCTATTAGAAATTATCTTAGAGAGATCAATATTTGAAACAATCGTGCGCCATGgaatacaacaaaatatatttagacgtagaaaataacaaacataggtcatcatatgtccttcaacaatgataaaacccataccgcattgtGAGCTAGACAATGCCCCGAAATGACAGGTATAAAACAAGTCAAAAGTGAAAACAAACGGTCTGATTGATGTACATgacctaaaattaaaaaaaacccgtgCAATACACATCAAATCATTAGCTTTCAGCAAACGTCCTTGGttcaacaatcaataaaatgtagATAGAAAACTTGAcgatcatatttaaaaaaaaaaaatcaaaaaagtgTTGAGTATTTTCATGTGATGTCCATGCCCTGTCTGTAATTAATTGCATTTCTGCTCATTTATGAACaggtgtatttttttataagtgaATGTTTGCTTGCTTAGTCATCATCCTTTGGTTTTGTTATCCAGTTCCCTGTACatatcttgttttatttatcagCAAAATACATTCCTATATAAAGCAACATTGTTCAGTGTTCACAgataataacaattttgttgtattattattattttttaaagaaagactATAGCTTAGCTGATATGTGCAACTGAAACAAGCTTGATTTCCCAGAGCTATAAACTTTTCACTGCAGTTAGAtcattttctgttatttttatcTCCAAATTAAGTAACAAAATGTTATTCTGTGCTATGTTGAGTTTAGGTCCCGTCACGTTTTTTCACACTCTGGTGTTCGTTAAGAGAtggaaaatatgttttatttattcataaaaaacatataagcTATTTTAGCTTCAGTTCAAAAACTAATTGATGTCAATATCGAAttatatctatttgttttatgtAGTGTAAATCGTTCACTTAGtacagatgatttttttttaacttttgaatcTATTAAAAGATCacaaagcatattttttttatttctatttttgcaTGATTAAATCTTCCAGATCATATGTGAGTAGAAAATTTCATACAGGAAATGTGCATCGAAGCAAAACAGAGAGTGTGTCACAGCTGCCCCATGTATGTGATATTTAATCTAATAAAAGAT
The nucleotide sequence above comes from Mytilus trossulus isolate FHL-02 chromosome 5, PNRI_Mtr1.1.1.hap1, whole genome shotgun sequence. Encoded proteins:
- the LOC134717709 gene encoding collagen alpha-6(VI) chain-like: MDDKTDYAYSLKFDRKSTNQLLFLSDDNTVMANSFSEETPNFVNHLEQFNTYKGTIGDKRLTNTSSGVENCIACSDIVFLIDESGSINDAEFLKMKTFIKSVVQLFPNVGPNGAQFGAVSFSGEDDQTLEFDLKDHGNATSVLAAIDTFVNNGTDTHIGAALEYVENNLFNVDVDNGAGRPCAVDNRFAIVITDGKTVGGTVPKAQSLKNANVKILSVGVGDGVDISLLQAIASGNQNVFLVEDFDTFPSILDGLISSICTQDSTLHGFCGFPCTLHNKTYDLCPCDENNVNQTYSVGGNDTTVFTENFGDENKTDWECYTRSGRFYVVR